A genomic region of Micromonospora sp. NBC_01796 contains the following coding sequences:
- a CDS encoding ABC transporter substrate-binding protein, with amino-acid sequence MRRLMVSAIAATLILGVAACGSTEDTGDDGGSAGPDRVKVGAIPIVDVAPLYLGEEKGFFRDQGIELEVVNTTGGAAAVPGVVSGEFDFAFGNVVSLILARSQRLPLKAIAVGNSSTGKADADFGGIVVPAGSPIQTAADLAGRTVAVNNLKNVGDTTVRASIRKAGGDATKVKFVELPFPDMPAAVAAKRVDAAWIVEPFFTVARNEGARVVASNFVDTAPNMTVAAYFTSENVVKERADLTRRFTAAIETSLKYAQEHPDEARKVLLSYTKIEAAVTEQITLPAWPTEINRESVQVMADLMLTDGLIKEKVDISELLP; translated from the coding sequence ATGCGCCGTCTCATGGTCAGTGCCATCGCCGCCACCCTGATACTCGGCGTGGCCGCCTGCGGCTCCACCGAGGACACCGGCGACGACGGCGGGTCCGCCGGACCGGACAGGGTCAAGGTCGGCGCGATCCCCATCGTCGACGTGGCACCGCTCTACCTGGGCGAGGAAAAGGGTTTCTTCCGCGACCAGGGGATCGAGCTGGAGGTGGTCAACACCACCGGGGGTGCCGCGGCCGTGCCCGGCGTGGTCAGCGGCGAGTTCGACTTCGCCTTCGGCAACGTCGTCTCGCTCATCCTGGCCCGTTCCCAACGGCTGCCGCTGAAGGCGATCGCGGTCGGCAACTCGTCCACCGGCAAGGCCGACGCCGACTTCGGCGGCATCGTGGTACCAGCGGGCAGTCCGATCCAGACCGCGGCCGACCTCGCCGGCCGTACCGTCGCGGTCAACAACCTCAAGAACGTCGGCGACACCACCGTGCGCGCCTCCATCCGCAAGGCGGGCGGCGACGCCACCAAGGTGAAGTTCGTCGAGCTGCCCTTCCCCGACATGCCGGCCGCGGTCGCCGCCAAGCGGGTCGACGCGGCCTGGATCGTCGAGCCGTTCTTCACCGTGGCCCGCAACGAGGGCGCCCGGGTGGTCGCCTCGAACTTCGTCGACACCGCGCCGAACATGACGGTGGCGGCGTACTTCACCAGCGAGAACGTCGTCAAGGAGCGGGCGGACCTGACCCGCCGGTTCACAGCCGCGATCGAGACCTCGCTGAAGTACGCGCAGGAGCACCCGGACGAGGCCCGCAAGGTGCTGCTGAGCTACACCAAGATCGAGGCCGCGGTGACCGAGCAGATCACCCTGCCCGCCTGGCCCACCGAGATCAACCGCGAATCGGTGCAGGTCATGGCCGATCTGATGCTGACCGACGGGCTGATCAAGGAGAAGGTCGACATCTCGGAACTGCTCCCGTGA
- a CDS encoding ABC transporter permease produces the protein MSSGSGRRAGGGTTLLGVLGFATFLAVLELVPRSGLVSSDYLPPLSRIAVALTDLLGEPDFWTAAGDTVRGWFLGLAIAVALGIVLGFVIGTVPVLREFTASTIEFLRPIPSVALIPLAVLLFGTDLRSVLLLVVYASFWQVLIQVLYGVQDVDPVAQDTARTFGLGRWARIRYVTWPTALPYLLTGVRLAAAVALILAITAELIIGAPGLGNAIGTAQSGGAVAEMYALVIVTGLLGVAVNVLARLVERWLLAWHPSIRSEVTA, from the coding sequence GTGAGTTCCGGATCGGGGCGCCGGGCCGGTGGCGGCACCACGCTGCTCGGCGTACTCGGGTTCGCGACCTTCCTGGCCGTCCTGGAGTTGGTGCCGCGCAGCGGGCTGGTCTCTTCCGACTACCTGCCGCCGCTGAGCCGGATCGCGGTCGCGCTGACCGACCTGCTCGGCGAACCGGATTTCTGGACCGCCGCCGGTGACACCGTCCGGGGCTGGTTCCTCGGTCTGGCCATCGCGGTCGCCCTCGGCATCGTGCTCGGCTTTGTCATCGGCACCGTGCCGGTGCTGCGCGAGTTCACCGCCTCGACGATCGAGTTCCTCCGGCCCATCCCGTCGGTCGCGCTGATCCCGCTGGCCGTCCTGCTCTTCGGCACCGACCTGCGCTCGGTGCTGCTGCTGGTCGTCTACGCCTCGTTCTGGCAGGTGCTGATCCAGGTGCTCTACGGCGTACAGGACGTCGACCCGGTCGCCCAGGACACCGCCCGTACGTTCGGTCTCGGCCGGTGGGCCCGGATCAGGTACGTCACCTGGCCGACCGCGCTGCCGTACCTGCTCACCGGGGTTCGGCTCGCCGCCGCGGTGGCGCTGATCCTGGCGATCACCGCCGAACTCATCATCGGCGCACCCGGCCTCGGCAACGCCATCGGTACCGCCCAGTCCGGCGGTGCGGTCGCCGAGATGTACGCCCTGGTCATCGTCACCGGACTGCTCGGGGTGGCGGTCAACGTGCTGGCCCGGCTGGTCGAGCGCTGGCTGCTCGCCTGGCACCCGTCGATCCGCAGCGAGGTAACAGCGTGA
- a CDS encoding ABC transporter permease has translation MSLVLRMVRGVLAVLALPVALLTLWWITSADSTTYYLPPLSEILSIFDDVWLHSTRLADDVLPSVLRLLTGFLVAVVLGVGLGVLIGSSRALRAFCEPVLEFLRAIPPPVLIPVLMLFAGIGDSMKVLVVVSGAVWPILLNTVEGVRAVDEVLTETCRCYGIRGPARLWHLVIRSASPQIVTGMRQGLSIGIILMVISEMFAASNGLGFTIIQFQRSFAVTEMWTGILLLGLLGYLLALLMRVFERRVLHWYFGLRQAQRGGSR, from the coding sequence GTGAGTCTCGTACTCCGGATGGTCAGGGGGGTGTTGGCGGTGCTCGCCCTGCCGGTGGCGCTGCTGACACTCTGGTGGATCACCTCCGCCGACAGCACCACCTACTACCTGCCGCCGCTGTCGGAGATCCTGTCCATCTTCGACGACGTCTGGCTGCACTCCACCCGGCTCGCCGACGACGTACTGCCCAGTGTGCTGCGCCTGCTCACCGGTTTCCTCGTCGCGGTGGTGCTCGGCGTCGGGCTCGGCGTACTGATCGGCTCGTCCCGGGCGCTGCGCGCCTTCTGCGAACCGGTACTGGAGTTCCTGCGGGCGATCCCGCCGCCGGTCCTGATCCCGGTGCTGATGCTCTTCGCCGGCATCGGCGACTCGATGAAGGTGCTGGTGGTCGTCTCCGGCGCGGTCTGGCCGATCCTGCTCAACACGGTCGAGGGCGTCCGCGCGGTGGACGAGGTCCTCACCGAGACCTGCCGGTGCTACGGCATCCGCGGCCCGGCCCGACTCTGGCACCTGGTGATCCGCTCGGCCAGCCCGCAGATCGTCACGGGCATGCGCCAGGGCCTCTCGATCGGCATCATCCTCATGGTGATCAGCGAGATGTTCGCGGCCAGCAACGGGCTCGGCTTCACCATCATCCAGTTCCAGCGGTCGTTCGCGGTCACCGAGATGTGGACCGGCATCCTGCTGCTCGGCCTGCTCGGATACCTGCTCGCGCTGCTGATGCGGGTCTTCGAGCGGCGGGTCCTTCACTGGTACTTCGGGCTGCGTCAGGCGCAGCGAGGCGGGAGTCGATGA
- a CDS encoding ABC transporter ATP-binding protein, whose product MSTMTETQAQAQAQADGGVLLDVRGIRKVYDGRGRSVEAVRDLTFSVGRGELVCVVGPSGAGKTTLLKCIAGLLPPTGGAVVLEGNTVAGPPPGMAVVFQEYGRSLFPWMTVRDNVELPLKQKKLPRARRRELVEEALAAVGLADVHTAHPWQLSGGMQQRVAIARAVAYEPHILLMDEPFAAVDAQTRADLEDLVRSLWQRLGVTILFVTHDIDEAVYLGQRVLVLSSSPTVVLDDVAIDLPAERDQLGTRSSPRFAELRAHVFGQIQRAKDGRPAEPR is encoded by the coding sequence ATGAGCACCATGACCGAGACCCAGGCACAGGCACAGGCACAGGCCGACGGCGGTGTGCTGCTCGACGTACGCGGAATCCGCAAGGTGTACGACGGCCGTGGCCGGTCCGTCGAGGCCGTCCGTGACCTGACCTTCTCCGTCGGCCGGGGTGAACTGGTGTGCGTGGTCGGACCCTCCGGCGCGGGCAAGACCACCCTGCTCAAGTGCATCGCCGGACTGCTTCCGCCGACCGGCGGAGCGGTGGTCCTGGAGGGGAACACGGTGGCGGGTCCGCCGCCGGGCATGGCCGTGGTCTTCCAGGAGTACGGCCGCAGCCTGTTCCCGTGGATGACCGTACGGGACAACGTGGAGCTGCCGCTGAAGCAGAAGAAGCTGCCCCGTGCCCGTCGTCGGGAACTCGTCGAGGAGGCGCTCGCCGCGGTCGGCCTCGCCGACGTGCACACGGCCCACCCGTGGCAGCTCTCCGGCGGGATGCAGCAGCGGGTGGCGATCGCCCGCGCGGTCGCGTACGAGCCGCACATCCTGCTGATGGACGAACCGTTCGCGGCGGTGGACGCGCAGACCCGGGCCGACCTGGAGGACCTGGTCCGGTCGCTGTGGCAGCGACTCGGCGTGACGATCCTGTTCGTCACGCACGACATCGACGAGGCGGTCTACCTCGGCCAGCGGGTGCTGGTCCTGTCCAGCTCACCGACGGTGGTGCTGGACGACGTGGCAATCGACCTGCCGGCCGAGCGCGACCAGCTCGGCACCCGCTCGTCGCCCCGCTTCGCCGAACTGCGGGCCCACGTCTTCGGGCAGATCCAGCGGGCGAAGGACGGCCGGCCGGCCGAACCGCGATGA